A single region of the Sorghum bicolor cultivar BTx623 chromosome 7, Sorghum_bicolor_NCBIv3, whole genome shotgun sequence genome encodes:
- the LOC8083514 gene encoding homeobox-leucine zipper protein HOX27, with product MELRLSLGEAAVPDAGRAAVPELGLGLGVGIGASAAAGSGRREEGGTGNRAAPGTGTGTGTRWWAAPATPEPAAVRLSLVSSSLGLQWPPSDAGICHAGRAEAPAARGFDVNRPAPSSSAVAASALLALEDDEDDPGAAAALSSSPNDSAGSFPLDLGGGPHAHHAEGGAAAQAAGGGGERSSSRASDEDDGASARKKLRLSKEQSAFLEESFKEHSTLNPKQKAALAKQLNLRPRQVEVWFQNRRARTKLKQTEVDCEYLKRCCETLTEENRRLHKELAELRALKAAPPFFMRLPATTLSMCPSCERVASGPNPAASTSAPVSLSSSSPPATATATAVAAPVVRGEHRPPSSFAALFAATRSFTLASQPRPPAPAPASNCL from the exons ATGGAGCTGCGGCTGAGCCTGGGCGAGGCGGCAGTGCCGGACGCAGGGAGGGCGGCGGTGCCGGAGCTGGGCCTTGGGCTTGGGGTCGGGATTGgagccagcgccgccgccggaagCGGAAGGCGTGAGGAGGGCGGGACGGGGAACAGGGCAGCgccggggacggggacgggaaCGGGAACGAGGTGGTGGGCGGCGCCGGCCACGCCTGAGCCGGCGGCGGTGCGGCTCAGCCTCGTGTCCAGCAGCCTCGGCCTTCAGTGGCCGCCTTCCGACGCCG GCATCTGTCATGCAGGGCGTGCCGAGGCGCCGGCGGCGCGCGGGTTCGACGTGAACCGGccggcgccgtcgtcgtcggcggtggcggcgagcGCTCTGCTGGCGCTggaggacgacgaggacgacccgggcgcggcggcggcgctgtcgtCGTCGCCCAACGACAGCGCGGGCTCCTTCCCGCTGGACCTGGGTGGTGGCCCGCATGCCCATCACGCCGAGGGCGGCGCCGCGGCGcaggccgccggcggcggcggcgagcggtCGTCGTCTCGCGCGAGCGATGAGGACGACGGCGCGTCCGCGCGCAAGAAGCTGCGACTCTCCAAGGAGCAGTCCGCGTTCctggaggagagcttcaaggagCACAGCACCCTCAACCCT AAGCAGAAGGCGGCGCTGGCGAAGCAGCTCAACCTCCGGCCGCGACAGGTGGAAGTCTGGTTCCAGAACCGCCGAGCCAG gacgaaGCTGAAGCAGACGGAGGTGGACTGCGAGTACCTGAAGCGCTGCTGCGAGACGCTGACGGAGGAGAACCGGCGGCTGCACAAGGAGCTGGCGGAGCTGCGCGCGCTCAAGGCGGCGCCGCCCTTCTTCATGCGGCTCCCGGCCACCACCCTGTCCATGTGCCCCTCCTGCGAGCGCGTCGCCTCCGGGCCCAACCCTGCTGCCTCCACCTCGGCACCTGTGTCACTGTCATCATCCTCGCCGCCTGCCacagccaccgccaccgccgtcgCCGCACCCGTCGTGCGAGGCGAGCACCGGCCGCCCTCGTCATTCGCCGCGCTGTTCGCGGCCACACGCAGCTTCACGCTGGCATCCCAGCCtcggccgccggcgccggcaccgGCCAGCAACTGCTTGTAA